One Qiania dongpingensis genomic window carries:
- a CDS encoding GntR family transcriptional regulator, with translation MMEEGRAEEISEKKQTLFAFVYQSLLEQITAGRLAYGGRLPSMKELCGIYHVSMRTVRDVLAALKKDGYIWTEERKPAVVVFGRDAGNKGERNIRDVLSERVSIFEVYETMAILMPRLYSVSAAFCSTEDFIKYDSAIKRGAKKDIEGTWRVTSAVFHDILQKSNNLLFNDLYTSMELYTQIPVEACSKEEHPFRKMVSKEKMYGMRDMVNSLKRNYLPEVEVKFAAMYRRAAAAVRKYEDQQPNKRAEQGVEQKASYVWNAEKRRNCLYTHIGRELIKKIGTGEYPAGSRIPSEAALVREYGVSLATVRKAAAMLNELGFAQTVNGKGTYAKLPDKGFPVHFLEKETYRQDLLLYMSALQFMAVSIGPAVLQAFDRIDLKVTERRLKEKRREGELPITVLTATVIENIPLEPMKEIFMKLERLLQRGYYLFFFRYGNRSLNTLRQRSLAAVHYLQIKDGKGFAEELASGYRGILKSVQGFALEYGVEEAGGIAVPSAF, from the coding sequence ATGATGGAAGAGGGAAGGGCGGAAGAAATCTCAGAAAAGAAGCAGACATTGTTTGCGTTTGTATATCAAAGCCTGCTTGAGCAGATCACGGCGGGACGGCTGGCATACGGCGGGCGGCTGCCTTCTATGAAAGAGCTTTGCGGCATATATCACGTCAGTATGCGGACGGTCCGTGATGTGCTTGCAGCCTTGAAAAAAGATGGTTATATATGGACGGAGGAGCGAAAGCCGGCGGTGGTCGTCTTCGGGAGAGACGCGGGAAATAAAGGGGAGCGGAATATTAGGGACGTGCTGTCGGAACGGGTTTCCATTTTTGAAGTATATGAGACTATGGCGATTCTGATGCCCCGCCTCTATTCTGTCTCTGCCGCTTTCTGCAGTACGGAGGATTTTATAAAATATGATTCTGCCATAAAACGTGGGGCAAAGAAGGATATAGAAGGGACATGGAGAGTGACCTCTGCGGTGTTTCACGATATTTTGCAAAAATCCAATAATCTTCTTTTTAACGATCTGTATACCAGCATGGAGCTGTATACTCAGATTCCTGTGGAGGCCTGCTCAAAAGAGGAGCATCCGTTCAGGAAAATGGTGAGCAAAGAGAAGATGTACGGAATGAGAGATATGGTAAATTCCCTGAAGAGAAATTATCTGCCGGAGGTAGAAGTGAAATTTGCCGCCATGTACCGCAGGGCAGCCGCGGCAGTGCGTAAGTATGAAGACCAGCAGCCGAATAAAAGAGCGGAACAGGGAGTGGAGCAAAAGGCTTCGTATGTCTGGAACGCGGAAAAAAGAAGGAACTGTCTCTATACGCATATCGGAAGAGAATTGATCAAAAAAATTGGGACCGGAGAATATCCGGCGGGAAGCCGGATACCGTCAGAGGCGGCTCTTGTCAGAGAATATGGTGTGTCCTTGGCAACGGTGCGAAAAGCGGCAGCTATGTTAAACGAGCTGGGATTTGCACAGACCGTGAATGGTAAGGGGACATACGCAAAACTGCCGGACAAAGGATTTCCGGTACACTTTCTGGAGAAGGAGACTTACAGGCAAGATCTGCTGCTGTATATGAGCGCTCTGCAGTTCATGGCCGTCTCCATCGGGCCGGCGGTCCTTCAGGCATTTGACAGGATAGACCTTAAGGTTACAGAGAGGCGTCTCAAAGAGAAAAGGCGGGAGGGAGAGCTTCCAATCACCGTATTGACGGCGACAGTCATTGAGAACATTCCTCTGGAGCCTATGAAGGAGATTTTTATGAAGCTGGAACGGCTTTTGCAGCGGGGATATTATCTGTTTTTCTTCCGGTATGGAAATAGAAGCCTGAACACACTGCGCCAGAGGAGCCTGGCGGCTGTCCATTATCTTCAGATAAAAGACGGAAAAGGCTTTGCAGAAGAGCTGGCTTCCGGATACAGAGGAATCCTGAAGTCTGTGCAGGGATTCGCACTGGAGTATGGAGTGGAGGAAGCCGGGGGCATCGCGGTGCCGTCTGCCTTTTGA
- the aroD gene encoding type I 3-dehydroquinate dehydratase translates to MKPLTIRGKKLGEGIPKLCIPITGRDEPDILEAAGRITGLPHDVIEWRADHFRNVAKPEEVRKILAQLRQVLPGSLILFTFRTMQEGGKGDLSAEDYLALNEMVLRSGMADLLDLELYTGTDPAMPEDPLSSSPLLPLLSLARQKGTYVILSSHDFEKTPPEAELLSRLSLMESMGCGIAKLAVMPRTKKDVLALLSATLRASESLSCPIITMSMGPLGVISRAAGEFFGSCLTFGTAGQASAPGQLDAEKLAGILRLLHT, encoded by the coding sequence ATGAAACCTCTGACGATACGCGGCAAGAAATTGGGAGAAGGAATCCCAAAGCTCTGCATACCGATCACCGGCAGAGACGAACCGGATATCCTCGAAGCAGCCGGAAGGATCACCGGCCTTCCCCATGATGTAATAGAATGGAGGGCCGACCATTTCCGGAACGTCGCAAAACCGGAAGAGGTCCGCAAAATTCTGGCCCAGCTTCGCCAGGTTCTTCCCGGCTCCCTTATCCTGTTCACCTTCCGGACTATGCAGGAAGGAGGCAAGGGAGATCTGTCCGCCGAAGACTATCTTGCGCTCAATGAAATGGTCCTCCGAAGCGGTATGGCAGATCTTCTGGACCTGGAGCTGTATACCGGAACAGATCCGGCCATGCCGGAAGACCCCCTGTCTTCCTCGCCGCTTCTTCCTCTCCTTTCTCTGGCCCGTCAAAAAGGCACTTATGTTATACTGTCCAGCCATGATTTTGAAAAAACTCCTCCGGAGGCGGAGCTGCTTTCCCGCCTGTCCCTCATGGAGAGCATGGGCTGCGGCATCGCCAAGCTGGCTGTAATGCCTCGTACAAAAAAAGATGTACTGGCGCTTTTGTCAGCCACCCTCCGGGCCTCAGAGTCCCTGAGCTGTCCCATCATCACCATGTCCATGGGACCGCTGGGAGTCATCAGCCGGGCCGCCGGAGAATTTTTCGGTTCCTGCCTCACCTTCGGCACCGCGGGCCAGGCTTCCGCTCCTGGTCAGCTTGACGCGGAAAAACTGGCGGGCATCCTCCGTCTGCTGCATACATGA
- a CDS encoding shikimate dehydrogenase family protein, producing MEYGLIGEKLGHSYSKLIHEKLADYTYDLVPLSREEFPEFMKSRAFKAVNVTIPYKKEVIPYLDEMDAHAAAIGAVNTIVNKDGRLIGHNTDFSGFEYMTVSSQTEVLGKKALVLGTGGASLAILAVLKKLGAASIISVSRSGKGNAVTYEECLAHHTDAELIVNTTPVGMFPDLSSSPLDLTPFTACRCVLDIIYNPAVTRLAAQARSLGMKGITGLPMLVAQAKYACEFFLERKIDNRVIPEITRELAKGELI from the coding sequence ATGGAATACGGTTTGATCGGTGAAAAACTCGGGCACAGCTACTCAAAACTCATTCACGAAAAGCTGGCGGACTATACTTACGACCTGGTCCCCCTCTCTCGGGAGGAATTTCCGGAATTTATGAAAAGCCGCGCCTTTAAGGCCGTTAATGTGACTATTCCCTATAAAAAAGAGGTCATACCCTATCTGGACGAAATGGACGCCCATGCCGCTGCCATAGGAGCAGTCAACACCATAGTGAACAAAGACGGCCGGCTCATCGGCCATAACACCGATTTTTCTGGTTTTGAATATATGACGGTATCCAGCCAGACAGAGGTATTGGGAAAAAAAGCTCTGGTGCTCGGAACAGGAGGCGCATCCCTGGCCATACTGGCGGTCCTTAAGAAGCTGGGAGCGGCCTCCATTATCTCTGTGAGCCGGAGCGGCAAAGGAAACGCCGTCACCTATGAGGAATGTCTGGCTCATCATACGGACGCAGAGCTCATTGTAAATACGACTCCTGTCGGTATGTTCCCGGACCTCTCGTCCTCCCCTCTGGATCTGACCCCCTTCACTGCCTGCCGGTGTGTGCTGGATATCATATACAATCCCGCCGTGACCCGCCTTGCCGCCCAGGCGCGAAGCCTCGGCATGAAAGGGATCACGGGGCTTCCTATGCTGGTGGCCCAGGCAAAATATGCCTGTGAATTTTTCCTGGAACGTAAGATCGACAACCGGGTGATTCCTGAAATCACAAGAGAGTTAGCGAAAGGAGAGCTGATATGA
- a CDS encoding helix-turn-helix transcriptional regulator, whose amino-acid sequence MKNRLEELRKQKGIKQEELASDLEVSRQTIGSLENGRYNPSILLAFKIARYFNMSIEEIFIYEEDTK is encoded by the coding sequence GTGAAAAATCGTTTAGAAGAATTGAGGAAGCAAAAGGGCATTAAACAGGAAGAGCTGGCATCTGATCTTGAAGTATCCCGCCAGACAATAGGCTCCTTGGAAAATGGGAGATACAATCCTTCCATTCTGCTGGCCTTTAAGATCGCGAGATACTTTAACATGAGCATTGAAGAAATTTTTATATATGAGGAGGATACGAAATGA